In Paenibacillus sp. G2S3, a single window of DNA contains:
- a CDS encoding carbohydrate ABC transporter permease translates to MAKSRFNQIMKYILLTVLAAVFLVPVYVMLVTSIKSLNEITLDQMWRLPSELNFSGYREAYNKLIPNLINSFYLAIPATLISSLLGSMNGYVLSKWRFKGSDVLFAFMLFGMFIPYQSILIPLIQFLQSIELYNTIPGLILVHVVYGLPICTLMFRNFYVGIPNELLEAAQIDGNGFFGIYKNVIFPLSISGFVVVGIWQFTSVWNEFLFAVTLTSQKQQPIMVALQNLSGSQIVEWNVQMAGALLAALPTLLVYIFLGRYFIKGLLAGSIKG, encoded by the coding sequence ATGGCCAAGTCACGGTTCAATCAAATCATGAAATATATCCTATTAACTGTGCTTGCTGCGGTCTTTCTGGTTCCCGTTTATGTCATGCTCGTTACAAGTATTAAAAGCTTGAATGAAATTACATTGGATCAAATGTGGAGGTTACCTTCTGAACTGAATTTCTCGGGTTACCGGGAGGCTTACAATAAGCTCATTCCGAACCTGATCAACAGCTTCTATCTGGCCATTCCCGCCACATTAATTTCCTCTTTACTGGGTTCAATGAACGGTTATGTGCTTTCTAAGTGGCGTTTTAAAGGTTCGGATGTTCTCTTCGCGTTCATGCTATTCGGCATGTTTATTCCCTATCAAAGTATTCTCATTCCATTAATTCAGTTTTTGCAATCCATTGAGCTTTACAATACAATTCCGGGTTTGATTCTCGTACATGTGGTATACGGGCTGCCGATTTGTACATTGATGTTTCGCAATTTCTACGTCGGGATTCCGAACGAATTATTGGAAGCTGCACAAATTGATGGCAATGGCTTTTTCGGAATTTATAAAAATGTAATCTTTCCGTTGTCGATTTCTGGTTTCGTAGTGGTGGGAATATGGCAGTTTACGAGTGTGTGGAACGAGTTTCTGTTTGCGGTCACGCTCACCTCACAGAAGCAGCAACCCATTATGGTGGCTCTGCAAAACTTGTCCGGAAGCCAGATTGTGGAGTGGAATGTGCAGATGGCAGGCGCGTTGCTTGCCGCGTTGCCGACGTTGCTCGTTTATATTTTCCTAGGAAGATACTTTATTAAGGGATTGCTTGCGGGTTCAATTAAAGGCTGA
- a CDS encoding ABC transporter substrate-binding protein — MLTTVAMGGMLLSGCGGNSNQSSSASPSPSPESTSTKVESTSTPAKTEEKKQVEIFSWWTGAGEEAGLKGLIKEFQGKQPDIEVINSAVSGGAGTNAKAVLASRMQGGDPPDAFQVHGGSELNSGWVAADKVIPLNDLYESEGWMDKFPKDLIDLVSHEGNIYSVPVNIHRGNVVFYNKKIFDDNNLKAPTTFEEFFAVADALKAKGIVPLALGDKEPWTATMVFENILLGELGADGYKKLWTGELSFDDAKVKSSLETFKKMMTYINNDHAARNWQDAAQLVAKGDAAMNIMGDWAKGYFTTDLQLTANKDFGWAPTPNTSGMFMVITDTFAIPKGAKNEASAKEWLKVLGSVEGQDVFNPLKGSIPARIDADKNKYDVYGQQTIEDFKVSKLAPSMAHGSAAPEGFTTQANQVVNIFVTNGDVDQALKALKQAQSTEIK, encoded by the coding sequence ATGCTTACGACGGTAGCCATGGGCGGTATGCTGCTGTCAGGTTGTGGCGGCAATTCGAATCAATCTTCTTCCGCTTCACCATCTCCATCTCCAGAATCAACCTCTACTAAAGTGGAATCCACAAGTACACCGGCTAAAACTGAAGAAAAAAAGCAGGTTGAAATCTTCAGCTGGTGGACCGGAGCGGGAGAAGAAGCGGGTCTTAAAGGTCTCATCAAAGAGTTTCAAGGCAAGCAGCCCGATATTGAAGTGATTAACTCAGCAGTATCTGGTGGAGCAGGAACCAATGCCAAAGCAGTTCTCGCCAGTCGAATGCAAGGGGGAGATCCACCCGATGCATTCCAGGTTCATGGCGGTTCGGAGCTAAACTCTGGTTGGGTTGCGGCCGACAAAGTAATCCCTCTTAACGATTTGTACGAGTCAGAAGGCTGGATGGATAAGTTCCCGAAAGATCTAATTGACCTTGTCAGCCATGAGGGCAATATCTACTCTGTACCCGTTAATATCCATAGGGGCAATGTAGTGTTCTACAACAAAAAAATATTTGATGACAACAATTTGAAAGCGCCAACTACCTTTGAGGAGTTCTTTGCAGTTGCGGATGCGCTTAAAGCAAAAGGAATTGTGCCGCTTGCACTAGGTGATAAAGAACCGTGGACAGCAACGATGGTGTTCGAGAATATCCTGCTTGGAGAGCTCGGTGCAGACGGCTACAAAAAGCTGTGGACTGGAGAACTTTCCTTTGATGACGCTAAGGTTAAGAGCTCGTTAGAAACTTTCAAGAAAATGATGACCTATATCAATAACGATCATGCTGCACGGAATTGGCAGGATGCCGCCCAATTGGTTGCTAAAGGGGATGCTGCCATGAACATTATGGGTGACTGGGCAAAAGGATACTTCACCACGGATCTTCAATTAACAGCAAACAAAGATTTTGGCTGGGCGCCAACGCCTAATACATCTGGAATGTTTATGGTCATCACGGATACTTTCGCGATCCCTAAGGGTGCTAAAAATGAAGCGTCGGCGAAAGAGTGGTTAAAGGTTCTAGGTTCTGTCGAAGGGCAGGACGTATTCAACCCGCTAAAGGGCTCCATACCCGCACGCATCGATGCTGACAAAAACAAATATGATGTTTATGGACAACAGACGATTGAGGACTTTAAAGTTAGCAAGCTCGCTCCTAGTATGGCGCACGGTTCTGCTGCTCCAGAAGGCTTCACCACACAAGCCAATCAGGTCGTTAATATTTTCGTAACTAATGGAGATGTGGATCAAGCATTAAAAGCTCTGAAGCAGGCGCAAAGTACAGAAATCAAGTAG
- a CDS encoding response regulator encodes MTNQKCRAMIIDDEAWIREGLSEHIEWEKLGIALVKVFQDGNEALAYLEEDSTDIILSDIRMPNMTGLELVARLREMGRNDTTRNLSQIKVIFLSGYGDFKYAQEALRLGAVDYLLKPADVEEIEIALLKAKALCNRDGEESSVLTGLEPVEEPSSYLIKKALQFIQVHYAEDISLAHIAGELFVTPNYLSRLFRQETGQVFSDYLSRIRIDKAYTMLVDSNLKIYQIGEAVGYPNPRYFSEWFQKNAGMSPGDYRKRNA; translated from the coding sequence ATGACTAATCAAAAGTGTCGGGCGATGATTATAGATGATGAAGCTTGGATTCGAGAAGGATTAAGTGAGCATATTGAATGGGAGAAGCTCGGTATTGCGTTGGTCAAGGTTTTTCAAGATGGCAATGAAGCGCTTGCGTATCTGGAAGAAGATTCGACCGATATCATTCTGTCCGATATACGTATGCCCAATATGACAGGTCTCGAGCTGGTTGCTCGGTTACGTGAGATGGGGAGAAACGATACCACCAGAAACCTATCTCAGATTAAGGTTATTTTCCTCAGTGGTTATGGAGATTTTAAATATGCTCAGGAAGCTTTGCGCCTGGGAGCTGTGGATTACCTACTTAAGCCTGCGGATGTGGAAGAAATTGAAATCGCCCTTTTGAAAGCTAAAGCACTGTGCAACAGGGATGGTGAGGAATCCTCTGTACTCACGGGTCTAGAACCGGTAGAGGAACCAAGCTCTTATCTGATCAAAAAAGCTCTTCAATTTATCCAAGTACATTATGCGGAAGATATTTCACTGGCACATATTGCGGGAGAGCTGTTTGTGACCCCCAATTACCTAAGTCGTTTATTCCGTCAAGAAACGGGGCAAGTATTCAGCGACTATTTATCCCGTATTAGAATAGACAAAGCTTATACTATGCTGGTCGACAGCAATTTGAAGATTTATCAGATTGGAGAAGCCGTTGGTTACCCCAATCCGCGTTACTTCAGTGAATGGTTTCAGAAGAATGCAGGCATGTCACCAGGAGATTACAGAAAAAGAAATGCATAG
- a CDS encoding sugar ABC transporter permease: MSDITTAELPIQPSPKPRRGWNLTKSIPILMILPSLIVIGIFVYGFIGRTAFVSLTDWNTLVKSNHFIGLDNYRFLFQDFRFQSDLRNTLAFTVLFIALSMFAGLFLARMVDSKIKGETFFRNVFIFPMSLSFIVTGVVWQWILSPKTGVNLLLSGLGLKDVPNWYVSTTIIPSLHLGQIQFGLPLAVIAVVIAAVWQMTGFAMAMYLAGLRAISDDLREAARVDGATEGQIFRKVIIPQLKPISMSLIIILAHISLKIFDLIYAMTGPGAMFVTDVPGMYMFETTFRGNHYAQGAGIAIIMLLFVSLFIVPYLITSFRKERP, encoded by the coding sequence ATGAGTGACATAACAACTGCCGAGCTTCCTATTCAGCCTTCCCCCAAGCCACGCAGAGGCTGGAATCTTACGAAAAGTATTCCAATTCTAATGATTTTACCTTCATTGATTGTTATTGGCATCTTTGTATACGGCTTTATCGGCAGGACGGCATTTGTGTCTCTGACCGACTGGAATACATTGGTGAAGTCTAATCATTTCATTGGACTTGATAATTATCGTTTCTTATTTCAGGATTTCCGCTTTCAGTCTGATTTACGAAATACATTGGCATTCACTGTACTATTTATCGCTTTATCCATGTTCGCGGGTCTTTTTCTTGCTAGAATGGTGGATTCAAAAATTAAAGGAGAAACTTTTTTCCGTAATGTATTCATTTTTCCAATGTCCTTATCTTTTATCGTCACAGGCGTTGTCTGGCAATGGATCCTCTCACCCAAAACGGGAGTCAATCTTCTCCTTAGTGGGCTAGGGCTTAAAGATGTGCCCAATTGGTATGTAAGTACAACAATCATTCCGTCATTACATCTGGGACAAATTCAATTCGGACTGCCGCTCGCAGTGATCGCTGTTGTTATCGCCGCCGTCTGGCAAATGACGGGATTTGCAATGGCTATGTATTTGGCTGGTCTACGAGCGATCTCTGATGACTTACGCGAAGCCGCACGGGTGGATGGCGCCACTGAAGGCCAGATTTTCCGAAAAGTGATTATCCCTCAGCTTAAACCGATCTCTATGAGCTTGATCATTATTTTGGCACATATCTCTTTGAAAATATTTGACTTAATCTATGCGATGACAGGCCCTGGAGCTATGTTCGTTACCGATGTTCCCGGCATGTATATGTTCGAGACCACCTTCAGAGGGAATCATTACGCTCAGGGTGCAGGAATCGCCATTATTATGCTGCTGTTTGTCTCTCTCTTTATTGTCCCTTATTTAATTACTAGTTTCAGAAAGGAGAGACCTTAA
- a CDS encoding extracellular solute-binding protein: protein MSRWKFNRLIIISFVLLLVWAFSGLILLDLDTDVAALPPEPSKRIKVLIRTGTESAALRQLLAPFEKETGIQVDFIELGREGYFTFVGTQLLAGSDDFDIVFMPNTSIAQFASAKAIVPLDNYIYQAQRTDPVGMDLNDFLAVYKYQDSIYALPTDISTHFLYYRSDLIPNPPETWDEVYKLARNFSQQENKQSPTKWGLVMPAIVPEERSKIFASLLWSFGGDFLDEDSGEVLLDSKASIQAGDYLARLIREKIIPDDLLSWDFVKTRDSLLSGEVAMAAPYWNSSYPMIKSSDSRYKDVIKVALLPGMRGENGAVEHIPFQHGWTMAINASSNNKDLAWKFIDYSTGKRGGRIYTLAGGVPARRSLLSDPKLQEKRPDFALILDSMKWAKNEPSITYYPAMVDTVERALAKIVTLYEEPKDAFREAAIELRRLGARTNK from the coding sequence ATGAGCCGCTGGAAATTTAATAGATTAATTATCATTTCTTTTGTATTGCTGCTTGTCTGGGCGTTTAGTGGATTAATTCTTCTGGACTTGGATACGGATGTTGCAGCATTGCCTCCAGAACCATCCAAAAGAATCAAAGTGTTGATCCGTACCGGCACTGAGTCCGCAGCATTACGCCAGCTACTTGCACCGTTTGAGAAAGAAACGGGCATTCAGGTTGATTTTATTGAACTGGGGCGAGAAGGTTATTTCACTTTTGTAGGAACTCAATTGCTTGCAGGCTCGGACGACTTCGATATCGTATTCATGCCTAATACTTCAATTGCCCAGTTTGCTTCAGCTAAAGCGATCGTACCGCTGGATAATTATATTTATCAAGCTCAGAGAACAGATCCGGTAGGGATGGACCTGAATGATTTTTTGGCTGTATATAAATATCAAGACTCTATCTATGCTTTGCCTACGGATATCAGTACGCATTTTTTATATTACCGCAGTGATCTGATCCCTAACCCTCCTGAAACTTGGGATGAAGTATATAAGCTTGCGCGGAACTTCTCACAGCAAGAGAATAAACAATCACCGACCAAATGGGGACTGGTCATGCCTGCGATTGTGCCGGAGGAGCGATCTAAAATATTCGCCTCTCTGTTATGGTCATTCGGTGGTGATTTTCTGGATGAGGATAGTGGTGAAGTGCTGCTAGATTCGAAAGCTTCGATCCAGGCTGGTGATTATTTGGCACGTCTCATTCGCGAGAAAATTATACCGGACGACTTGTTATCATGGGATTTTGTTAAAACAAGAGACTCGCTGTTATCAGGAGAAGTTGCAATGGCCGCTCCATATTGGAATTCGTCTTATCCTATGATCAAGTCAAGCGATAGCCGCTATAAAGATGTGATTAAGGTAGCTTTACTTCCAGGAATGAGGGGTGAGAACGGGGCAGTAGAGCATATTCCTTTTCAGCATGGTTGGACTATGGCTATTAATGCTAGCTCCAACAACAAGGATCTTGCTTGGAAGTTCATCGATTATTCAACTGGTAAACGGGGTGGAAGAATCTATACTCTTGCCGGGGGTGTGCCTGCCAGACGTTCACTGCTCAGTGATCCTAAGCTCCAAGAGAAACGTCCGGATTTCGCATTGATTCTAGATTCGATGAAATGGGCTAAGAACGAACCTTCGATTACATATTATCCAGCTATGGTGGATACGGTGGAAAGGGCGCTGGCCAAAATTGTAACGCTTTATGAGGAGCCAAAGGATGCTTTTCGGGAGGCAGCTATTGAATTGCGTCGGTTGGGCGCACGGACCAATAAATAA